The Streptomyces sp. NBC_01275 genome has a segment encoding these proteins:
- a CDS encoding SDR family oxidoreductase, which produces MGNGALSGAVIAVAGAGGPAGRAALLKLAQEGATVVGSDNDPERLAEAVDHARYEAGGATVTGDTVDLLDLNSARDWATRIEKDFGRVDGLVHLVGGWRGGETFTKTSLDDWDFLELLLVKTVQHTSLAFHEALQRSERGRYVLISAAGASNPTAGNAAYAAAKAAAEAWTLSMADFFRKAGGAEGPTSAAAILVVKALVHDAMRADRPNAKFAGFTDVSDLAEAIAEVWNKPAAEVNGQRLWLTEQP; this is translated from the coding sequence ATGGGGAACGGGGCTCTCAGCGGTGCGGTGATCGCGGTGGCCGGCGCGGGCGGACCCGCAGGCCGTGCGGCACTGCTCAAGCTCGCTCAGGAAGGCGCGACCGTCGTCGGCTCGGACAACGACCCCGAGCGTCTGGCGGAGGCCGTCGACCACGCCCGCTACGAGGCCGGCGGCGCCACCGTCACCGGCGACACGGTCGACCTGCTCGACCTGAACTCGGCCCGTGACTGGGCCACCCGCATCGAGAAGGACTTCGGGCGCGTCGACGGCCTGGTCCACCTCGTCGGCGGCTGGCGCGGCGGCGAGACCTTCACCAAGACCAGCCTCGACGACTGGGACTTCCTGGAACTGCTGCTCGTCAAGACCGTGCAGCACACCTCCCTCGCCTTCCACGAGGCGCTCCAGCGCAGCGAGCGGGGCCGGTACGTCCTGATCAGCGCCGCCGGCGCCAGCAACCCCACCGCGGGCAACGCCGCCTACGCAGCCGCCAAGGCCGCCGCCGAGGCGTGGACGCTGTCGATGGCCGACTTCTTCCGCAAGGCCGGGGGCGCCGAGGGGCCGACCTCCGCGGCTGCGATCCTGGTGGTGAAGGCGCTGGTGCACGACGCGATGCGCGCCGACCGCCCCAACGCGAAGTTCGCGGGCTTCACGGACGTCAGCGACCTGGCCGAGGCCATCGCCGAAGTCTGGAACAAGCCCGCCGCCGAAGTGAACGGACAGCGTCTGTGGCTCACCGAGCAGCCGTGA
- a CDS encoding DUF6421 family protein has translation MTEILVQAAVEERVPPANRVVEHPAWPVLKDAVERIRPWQSKDGSIDFTAENAPRRVEAEQTVRQVIEAVEGLSGLLPHDTGYHGALVEDLRAWAEGGFGVPDFLDSLLAFQPAANRRDGLQHLVVFPMYTQNGNPDRNLEAVVLRMVWPDWLAELEATRYDNPLFCGITFEDFTAGYDTNSAVLFPETIAVREAPERFSWGGIFCDREAARFRRVTDAAVGILGLQLPEDIAAMVHDQKRCEEAFVLWDMVHDRTHSHGDLPFDPFMIKQRQPFWMYGLEELRCDLTAFKEAVKLEADGVPQARDVQYAVLFDRMFRFPVTGERVRNYDGLGGQLLFAYLHRHDVVRWTDNKLHIDWQRAPQVTNQLCADIEQLYRDGIDRPKLVHWFAGYELVSGYLAPHPGSKWAKGPDALDLTQPPRKLVDDVLPDEFPLSMFYEALSKKLKNVIASTKGITADGAERIAA, from the coding sequence ATGACAGAAATTCTTGTGCAGGCGGCTGTGGAGGAGCGGGTTCCTCCCGCGAACAGGGTGGTGGAGCACCCGGCGTGGCCCGTGCTCAAGGATGCCGTGGAGCGGATCCGGCCCTGGCAGTCGAAGGACGGGTCGATCGACTTCACGGCCGAGAACGCCCCCCGCCGGGTGGAGGCCGAGCAGACCGTCCGCCAGGTGATCGAGGCGGTCGAGGGCCTGTCCGGGCTGCTCCCGCACGACACCGGCTACCACGGGGCCCTGGTCGAGGACCTGCGGGCGTGGGCCGAGGGCGGCTTCGGGGTGCCGGACTTCCTGGACTCCCTGCTGGCCTTCCAGCCCGCCGCGAACCGCCGGGACGGCCTCCAGCACCTGGTCGTCTTCCCGATGTACACGCAGAACGGCAACCCGGACCGCAACCTCGAGGCGGTCGTCCTGCGCATGGTCTGGCCCGACTGGCTGGCCGAGCTGGAGGCGACCCGCTACGACAACCCGCTGTTCTGCGGCATCACCTTCGAGGACTTCACGGCCGGCTACGACACCAACTCGGCCGTGCTCTTCCCGGAGACCATCGCCGTCAGGGAAGCGCCGGAACGTTTCTCCTGGGGTGGCATCTTCTGCGACCGCGAGGCCGCGCGCTTCCGCCGGGTCACCGACGCCGCCGTCGGCATCCTGGGCCTCCAGCTCCCCGAGGACATCGCCGCCATGGTCCACGACCAGAAGCGCTGCGAGGAGGCCTTCGTCCTGTGGGACATGGTCCACGACCGCACCCACAGCCACGGCGACCTGCCCTTCGACCCGTTCATGATCAAGCAGCGCCAGCCGTTCTGGATGTACGGCCTGGAGGAGCTGCGCTGCGACCTCACCGCCTTCAAGGAGGCCGTGAAGCTGGAGGCCGACGGCGTCCCGCAGGCCCGTGACGTGCAGTACGCGGTCCTCTTCGACCGCATGTTCCGCTTCCCGGTCACCGGCGAGCGCGTCCGCAACTACGACGGACTCGGCGGCCAGCTCCTCTTCGCCTACCTGCACCGGCACGACGTCGTCCGCTGGACCGACAACAAGCTGCACATCGACTGGCAGCGCGCCCCGCAGGTCACCAACCAGCTGTGCGCCGACATCGAGCAGCTCTACCGCGACGGCATCGACCGCCCGAAGCTCGTCCACTGGTTCGCCGGCTACGAGCTGGTCTCCGGCTACCTCGCCCCGCACCCGGGATCCAAGTGGGCCAAGGGCCCCGACGCCCTGGACCTGACTCAGCCGCCGCGGAAACTCGTGGATGACGTGCTTCCGGACGAGTTTCCGCTGAGCATGTTCTATGAGGCACTGTCCAAGAAGCTGAAGAACGTGATCGCCTCCACCAAGGGCATCACGGCGGACGGCGCCGAGCGGATCGCCGCGTGA
- a CDS encoding glycerophosphodiester phosphodiesterase family protein, translated as MNFLTIGHRGVMGVEPENTLRSFVAAEHAGLDVVELDLHLSKDGALVVMHDPDVDRTTDGTGPVADQTLAELRTLDAGRGERVPVFEEVLDAVTMPIQAEIKDVQAARALAEVMRVRNLAERVEVSSFHDEAVAEIARLVPGVRTALIGSRYGLDIVDRAVDAGAATLCLNLRRLTLEIVEEARKRDLRIIGWVVNTQDQLRLVRALELDGATTDYPEIRRTGRFTA; from the coding sequence TTGAACTTCCTCACCATCGGTCACCGCGGAGTCATGGGCGTCGAGCCCGAGAACACGCTGCGCTCCTTCGTCGCCGCCGAGCACGCCGGCCTCGACGTGGTCGAGCTCGATCTGCATCTGAGCAAGGACGGCGCCCTCGTGGTCATGCACGATCCCGACGTGGACCGCACGACCGACGGGACCGGCCCTGTCGCGGACCAGACGCTCGCGGAGCTGCGCACCCTCGACGCGGGGCGCGGGGAGCGCGTGCCGGTCTTCGAGGAGGTCCTGGATGCCGTGACGATGCCGATCCAGGCCGAGATCAAGGACGTGCAGGCGGCCCGGGCGCTGGCCGAGGTGATGCGCGTGCGCAACCTGGCGGAACGGGTCGAGGTGTCCTCGTTCCACGACGAGGCCGTCGCCGAGATCGCCCGGCTGGTGCCCGGGGTGCGCACCGCACTCATCGGCAGCCGCTACGGCCTCGACATCGTCGACCGCGCCGTGGACGCGGGCGCCGCGACCCTGTGCCTGAACCTGCGGCGGCTCACCCTGGAGATCGTCGAGGAGGCGCGCAAGCGGGACCTGAGGATCATCGGCTGGGTGGTCAACACCCAGGACCAGCTCCGGCTCGTACGCGCCCTGGAGCTGGACGGCGCGACCACCGACTACCCCGAGATCCGGCGCACGGGCCGCTTCACGGCGTGA
- a CDS encoding GNAT family N-acetyltransferase, translating to MDTAATGLTFRDATDADVDALVALVESAYRGDDSRVGWTTEADILEGQRTDPEGVLDVIKSPDSRLLIVEQERRIVACCQLEHRGDHAYFGMFAVSPTAQGAGLGKTVIAQAERQARETWGVSEMHMTVISVRDDLIAWYERRGYRRTGRMTPFPYGDERFGIPQRDDLQFELLVKPLV from the coding sequence ATGGACACCGCCGCCACCGGACTCACCTTCCGCGACGCCACCGACGCCGACGTGGACGCGCTCGTCGCGCTCGTGGAGTCGGCGTACCGCGGGGACGACAGCCGGGTCGGGTGGACGACCGAGGCGGACATCCTGGAGGGGCAGCGGACCGACCCGGAGGGCGTTCTCGACGTCATCAAGTCGCCCGACAGCCGGCTGCTCATCGTGGAGCAGGAGCGCCGGATCGTGGCCTGCTGCCAGCTCGAACACCGCGGTGACCACGCCTACTTCGGCATGTTCGCGGTCAGCCCGACGGCACAGGGCGCAGGGCTCGGCAAGACGGTCATCGCTCAGGCCGAGCGCCAGGCCCGCGAGACCTGGGGCGTCAGCGAGATGCACATGACCGTGATCTCCGTACGCGACGACCTCATCGCCTGGTACGAGCGCCGCGGCTACCGCCGCACGGGACGCATGACCCCCTTCCCCTACGGCGACGAGCGGTTCGGCATTCCGCAGCGCGACGACCTCCAGTTCGAGCTGCTGGTCAAGCCGTTGGTCTGA
- a CDS encoding VOC family protein, which yields MVHVLSSRTLLRPTDPELSRAFYGEQLGLAVYREFGTGPERGVVYFLGGGFLEVSGRSPTAPDPAVRLWLQVADVTAAHEELRAKGVGIVRAPVKEPWGLLEMWIEDPDGTPIVLVEVPADHPIRYRPGL from the coding sequence ATGGTGCATGTACTCAGCAGTCGAACCCTCCTCCGCCCCACCGACCCCGAGCTTTCGCGTGCCTTCTACGGCGAGCAGCTGGGCCTGGCCGTCTACCGCGAGTTCGGTACGGGGCCGGAGCGCGGGGTCGTCTACTTCCTCGGCGGGGGCTTCCTGGAGGTGTCGGGACGGTCGCCGACGGCGCCGGATCCCGCCGTACGGCTGTGGCTGCAGGTCGCGGACGTGACGGCGGCGCACGAGGAGCTGCGGGCGAAGGGGGTCGGGATCGTGCGGGCGCCGGTGAAGGAGCCGTGGGGGCTTCTCGAGATGTGGATCGAGGATCCGGACGGGACGCCGATCGTGCTGGTGGAGGTCCCTGCTGACCATCCGATCCGGTACCGGCCGGGTCTGTGA
- a CDS encoding VOC family protein, translating to MKLDAPVPGGPCWAELGTSDLEAAKRFYAELFGWRAETDPRQEAGGYTVAHLGEAAVAALTPLYQEAQPCAWNVSFAVTDADVSARLVAEAGGKVLVGPMDVFDVGRFVVALDPGGAAFQLWQARAFPGAGLFNAPGSLGWVELLTRDAARSEAFYTTVFGWTVRPSENYTQWGVGGADFGGMITMDDKFPPEVPSHWLPYFAVADVDATTRTAVEAGGTALMEPATVPDGPRIAVLRDPPGAVFGVYRAGDEG from the coding sequence ATGAAGCTCGACGCGCCGGTGCCCGGCGGGCCCTGCTGGGCGGAGCTGGGCACCAGTGATCTGGAGGCGGCGAAGCGGTTCTACGCGGAACTGTTCGGCTGGCGGGCCGAGACGGATCCGCGGCAGGAGGCGGGCGGCTACACCGTCGCGCACCTCGGCGAGGCGGCCGTAGCCGCGCTGACTCCCCTGTACCAGGAGGCGCAGCCGTGCGCCTGGAACGTGTCCTTCGCGGTGACCGACGCCGATGTCAGCGCCCGGCTGGTCGCGGAGGCCGGCGGGAAGGTGCTGGTCGGGCCGATGGACGTGTTCGACGTGGGCCGTTTCGTGGTCGCCCTCGATCCGGGCGGCGCCGCGTTCCAGCTGTGGCAGGCGCGGGCCTTTCCGGGCGCCGGGCTGTTCAACGCGCCCGGCTCGCTGGGCTGGGTGGAGCTGCTGACCCGCGACGCCGCACGGTCGGAGGCCTTCTACACCACGGTGTTCGGCTGGACCGTGCGCCCTTCGGAGAACTACACGCAGTGGGGCGTGGGCGGCGCGGACTTCGGCGGCATGATCACGATGGACGACAAGTTCCCGCCGGAGGTGCCTTCGCACTGGCTGCCGTACTTCGCGGTGGCCGACGTGGACGCGACCACGCGGACGGCGGTGGAGGCGGGCGGGACCGCGCTCATGGAGCCCGCCACGGTGCCGGACGGCCCGCGGATCGCGGTGCTGCGGGATCCGCCGGGCGCGGTGTTCGGCGTGTACCGGGCGGGCGACGAGGGGTGA
- a CDS encoding cellulosome protein: MPVETPHEAAPETLTVDLGADTGPFHGGASGTLYGLYGEGVPSRTLIEGMAVRTVATKAQDGVQHPGADALEILPSFVAAGGRDVYVYVPDIYRGFPYEWPGATGEERLADLKERVRRQVAHVGTLGALRSHVVYVPFNEPEGNMFGEGEWSHDRVSWRTVPGPYFTAWRDVHRMIKSLDPEARIAGPNTCLLYPEVRGFLEFARDHDVLPDVVTWHELSSPDEIRTSVARYRDLERELGIGPLPVNINEYAHNYHLSVPGQMIQWIAAIEESKVDADMAYWNIAGNLNDSAVGSHHGNGQWWLFNAYGRLTGNTVRVTAPHPNVQYTLQGVAALDRDKRQARVLFGGSGGTARIVVEHADLLGAVVRARLEEIPWTGQLGASAQPLLLQETELPLTEGTVTLPLADLDEMSAYQLTLSPGGHGAALRPPSVLWRRAYEAEDAVHTGSGRVLHGPEGSPSDVGKFATSGGHHVGGLRTGSDLVLAFDVEVPRDGAYDVSVFAGSHNEAELVRESGPANVFLRVDGERPQELLLPVGYQWAVWGRTDTRIALTAGRHTLTLAARDPELGVTRGDAVVDRLTLALYEDSCDAVYDAVHASLGGDARIDHTGQGAVVPAHGGDVTFWVHAADDGEASVTVDRLGVGEGRLTVNGEDAGSLGEGAVPLFLNGGVNKLTVTGTSSEHLVVRRLSVGPSRGLLPTRTYPAEDGVLTGAARVTGALSYATGGKAVYGVGAGPANALALTVTAERDGRHALTIRYSNGEQAPATHYNPDPLCRHADLRVGAAAPQRVLFPTTFHFDNFAQLSVPVTLRRGPNTLTFTADELTDFDGVTRNPHGQRSAYAPVLDQVTVTPLA, translated from the coding sequence GTGCCGGTCGAGACCCCCCACGAGGCCGCCCCCGAGACCCTCACCGTCGACCTCGGCGCGGACACGGGTCCCTTCCACGGCGGCGCGAGCGGCACGCTCTACGGCCTCTACGGCGAGGGCGTGCCCAGCCGCACCCTCATCGAGGGCATGGCTGTCCGCACGGTCGCGACCAAGGCCCAGGACGGTGTCCAGCACCCCGGCGCGGACGCCCTGGAGATCCTGCCGTCGTTCGTCGCCGCGGGCGGCCGGGACGTGTACGTCTACGTCCCCGACATCTACCGCGGCTTCCCCTACGAGTGGCCCGGCGCCACGGGCGAGGAGCGCCTCGCCGACCTGAAGGAACGCGTCCGCCGACAGGTCGCGCACGTCGGCACGCTCGGCGCGCTGCGCTCCCACGTCGTGTACGTGCCGTTCAACGAACCCGAGGGCAACATGTTCGGCGAGGGGGAGTGGAGCCACGACCGGGTCTCCTGGCGCACCGTACCCGGCCCCTACTTCACGGCCTGGCGGGACGTGCACCGCATGATCAAGAGCCTCGACCCCGAGGCGCGCATCGCGGGCCCGAACACCTGCCTCCTCTACCCGGAGGTCAGGGGATTCCTGGAGTTCGCCCGGGACCACGACGTCCTGCCCGACGTCGTCACCTGGCACGAGCTGTCCTCACCCGACGAGATCCGCACCAGCGTCGCCCGATACCGGGACCTGGAAAGGGAGTTGGGGATCGGCCCGCTCCCGGTGAACATCAACGAGTACGCGCACAACTACCACCTCTCCGTCCCCGGCCAGATGATCCAGTGGATCGCCGCGATCGAGGAGTCGAAGGTCGACGCCGACATGGCGTACTGGAACATCGCCGGCAACCTCAACGACTCGGCGGTGGGCTCGCACCACGGCAACGGGCAGTGGTGGCTCTTCAACGCCTACGGCCGGCTGACCGGGAACACGGTCCGGGTGACCGCACCCCACCCCAACGTGCAGTACACCCTCCAAGGCGTCGCCGCACTCGACCGGGACAAGCGCCAGGCCCGGGTACTGTTCGGCGGCTCGGGCGGCACGGCGCGGATCGTCGTCGAGCACGCCGACCTCCTCGGCGCAGTCGTGCGCGCACGACTGGAGGAGATCCCCTGGACCGGCCAACTCGGCGCGAGCGCACAGCCGTTGCTGCTCCAGGAGACCGAACTGCCCTTGACCGAGGGCACGGTGACGCTCCCCCTCGCCGACCTCGACGAGATGTCCGCCTACCAGCTCACCCTCTCGCCCGGCGGCCACGGCGCCGCTCTCCGACCGCCCTCCGTCCTCTGGCGGCGCGCCTACGAAGCGGAGGACGCCGTGCACACCGGAAGCGGTCGCGTGCTGCACGGGCCCGAGGGATCCCCGTCCGACGTGGGGAAGTTCGCCACCTCCGGCGGCCACCACGTGGGCGGTCTGCGCACCGGCTCCGACCTCGTCCTCGCCTTCGACGTCGAGGTCCCGCGGGACGGCGCGTACGACGTCTCCGTCTTCGCGGGCTCCCACAACGAGGCAGAGCTGGTCCGGGAGTCGGGCCCCGCCAACGTCTTCCTGCGCGTCGACGGCGAACGCCCGCAGGAGCTGCTGCTGCCCGTCGGCTACCAGTGGGCCGTATGGGGCCGCACCGACACCCGGATCGCCCTGACCGCGGGACGCCACACCCTCACCCTGGCCGCCCGCGACCCCGAACTCGGCGTCACCCGGGGCGACGCGGTCGTCGACCGTCTCACCCTGGCCCTGTACGAGGACTCCTGCGACGCCGTGTACGACGCCGTGCACGCCTCCCTCGGCGGCGACGCCCGCATCGACCACACCGGCCAGGGCGCGGTCGTTCCGGCGCACGGCGGCGATGTGACCTTCTGGGTGCACGCGGCCGACGACGGCGAGGCGAGCGTGACCGTCGACCGACTCGGCGTGGGGGAGGGCCGGTTGACGGTCAACGGCGAGGATGCAGGAAGCCTCGGCGAGGGGGCCGTACCCCTCTTCCTGAACGGCGGAGTCAACAAACTGACCGTCACCGGGACGTCGTCGGAACACCTGGTCGTACGGCGGCTGTCGGTGGGCCCCTCCCGTGGGCTGCTGCCGACGCGCACCTACCCGGCCGAGGACGGCGTCCTGACCGGCGCCGCCCGCGTGACCGGAGCCCTCTCGTACGCCACCGGCGGCAAGGCCGTCTACGGGGTCGGGGCCGGACCCGCGAACGCGCTCGCCCTCACGGTGACCGCCGAGCGCGACGGCCGGCACGCCCTCACGATCCGCTACTCCAACGGCGAGCAGGCGCCCGCCACCCACTACAACCCGGACCCCCTCTGCCGGCACGCGGACCTCCGGGTCGGCGCCGCAGCCCCGCAGCGCGTGCTGTTCCCCACCACCTTCCACTTCGACAACTTCGCCCAGCTGTCCGTCCCCGTCACCCTGCGCCGCGGTCCCAACACCCTCACCTTCACCGCCGACGAACTCACCGACTTCGACGGCGTCACCCGCAACCCGCACGGCCAACGCTCCGCGTACGCCCCCGTGTTGGACCAGGTGACGGTGACACCACTGGCCTGA
- a CDS encoding MarR family transcriptional regulator — protein sequence MTSTQGRPTAGDGTKDGEVVDGASGEAGATGVGAARADVVAAVADRGKADEPAAAAAAGERADTVAAVVRQWQAVRPDLDTGPMEIIGRVNRCAALLQQAEDAPLRRAGLSRPEFDLLGALRRTGHELTPGELARETFSSGAAVTKRLKQLTERGLVERRGDTRDRRVAHVRLTDAGRELVDGILPEQLAYESAVLSALAGDRQGELADLLGELLSRLEGRMRTLRV from the coding sequence ATGACGTCGACGCAGGGACGACCGACGGCCGGAGACGGGACGAAGGACGGGGAGGTCGTCGACGGGGCGAGTGGCGAGGCGGGCGCCACGGGGGTCGGTGCGGCGCGAGCCGATGTCGTCGCTGCGGTCGCCGACCGGGGGAAGGCCGATGAGCCGGCGGCCGCGGCCGCCGCCGGGGAGAGGGCCGACACGGTCGCCGCGGTCGTGCGGCAGTGGCAGGCCGTGCGGCCCGACCTCGACACCGGCCCGATGGAGATCATCGGCCGGGTCAACCGCTGCGCCGCCCTCCTCCAGCAGGCCGAGGACGCGCCGCTGCGCCGGGCCGGGCTCAGCCGCCCGGAGTTCGACCTGCTCGGGGCGCTCCGCCGTACGGGACACGAACTCACCCCCGGGGAACTGGCCCGCGAGACCTTCTCCTCCGGGGCCGCCGTCACCAAGCGCCTCAAGCAGCTCACCGAGCGGGGGCTGGTGGAGCGCCGCGGCGACACCCGTGACCGCCGGGTCGCCCATGTCCGCCTCACGGACGCCGGACGCGAGCTCGTCGACGGCATCCTGCCGGAGCAACTCGCCTACGAGAGCGCTGTGCTGTCCGCCCTGGCCGGCGATCGGCAGGGCGAACTGGCGGATCTGCTCGGCGAGTTGCTGAGCCGCCTCGAAGGGCGCATGCGGACGCTCCGGGTCTGA
- a CDS encoding FUSC family protein → MPGRPPPPPLSSRPALPLAGALRLGRPSDIWFKPALSVVAAGAPPNLILLALGRLDLAMYTMAGSLCALYAHHRPYAARARVLAWVVLGMTAGLAVALLAASLTANAVVLVTVGALLAAAQKTLCDATRLGPPANVVLTFISSAALFAPQTLGQIPGHLGLALAAGAWAWLIGMAPGLLRPHGPERRATAHALNTAAAYASPASRATDSTSDGVGVGDGAGSARTRAAAAAAVHAAWQTLLSAPAGPSRRALERLVVRAEVALAAPADTDPERLRGWARELRGAGPLPHPGDLVDDGELLGVDVQRAAGQPPLRRRLGPLTPIAVRTALGCALAGYVSLVLGVGRPSWALVTAASLYQANVTLTWSRGVQRVVGNLVGVLAFAALVPLAHVHQAALVLVCLALNFGAEALIGRNYWLGSVCVTPMALLITEFAQYQDAGRLITERILDTLVGAVVGFAAAVAVTNRRAGDRLGDALTAVERAREHAARLLADPRPAPGALDSARRSLAAALVDLRATADAASGEWWPRALPQERVVAAERTGHRTLAATVRSQGLLLDGDASARAEGVRR, encoded by the coding sequence ATGCCCGGACGACCGCCCCCGCCACCCCTGTCCTCACGACCGGCCCTGCCCCTGGCCGGTGCGCTGCGCCTCGGCCGGCCTTCCGACATCTGGTTCAAGCCCGCCCTGAGCGTGGTCGCCGCCGGCGCCCCGCCGAACCTGATCCTGCTGGCGCTCGGCCGCCTCGACCTCGCCATGTACACGATGGCCGGATCCCTGTGCGCCCTGTACGCCCACCACCGCCCGTACGCCGCCCGCGCCCGGGTCCTGGCCTGGGTGGTGCTGGGCATGACCGCCGGACTGGCCGTAGCCCTGCTCGCGGCCTCGCTCACTGCGAACGCCGTCGTCCTCGTCACCGTCGGCGCGCTCCTCGCGGCCGCGCAGAAGACCCTCTGCGACGCGACCCGGCTGGGCCCGCCCGCGAACGTCGTCCTCACCTTCATCAGCTCCGCCGCGCTGTTCGCGCCGCAGACCCTCGGACAGATCCCCGGCCATCTCGGGCTGGCCCTCGCCGCCGGCGCCTGGGCCTGGCTGATCGGCATGGCGCCGGGGCTGCTGCGCCCGCACGGCCCGGAGCGCCGCGCCACCGCCCACGCCCTGAACACGGCCGCCGCGTACGCCTCCCCGGCCTCCCGCGCCACCGACTCCACGTCGGACGGCGTCGGCGTGGGCGACGGCGCCGGATCCGCCCGGACCCGAGCCGCCGCGGCCGCCGCCGTCCACGCCGCCTGGCAGACCCTGCTGTCCGCGCCCGCCGGCCCGTCGCGCCGCGCCCTGGAACGGCTGGTCGTGCGCGCCGAGGTCGCCCTCGCCGCCCCCGCCGACACCGACCCGGAGCGGCTGCGCGGCTGGGCCCGCGAGCTGCGCGGCGCGGGTCCCCTGCCGCACCCCGGCGACCTCGTGGACGACGGCGAACTCCTCGGCGTCGACGTCCAACGGGCCGCCGGACAGCCGCCGTTGCGGCGCAGGCTCGGCCCGCTCACCCCGATCGCCGTCCGCACCGCCCTGGGCTGCGCCCTCGCCGGATACGTCTCCCTCGTCCTCGGCGTCGGCCGTCCCTCCTGGGCCCTGGTCACCGCCGCCTCCCTCTACCAGGCGAACGTCACCCTCACCTGGAGCCGGGGCGTCCAGCGCGTCGTCGGCAACCTCGTCGGGGTCCTCGCCTTCGCCGCGCTCGTCCCGCTCGCCCATGTCCACCAGGCCGCCCTCGTCCTGGTCTGCCTCGCCCTCAACTTCGGCGCGGAGGCGCTGATCGGCCGCAACTACTGGCTCGGCAGCGTCTGCGTGACCCCGATGGCCCTGCTCATCACCGAGTTCGCCCAGTACCAGGACGCGGGCCGGCTGATCACCGAGCGGATCCTCGACACCCTGGTCGGCGCGGTCGTCGGCTTCGCCGCCGCGGTCGCCGTCACCAACCGCCGCGCCGGCGACCGCCTCGGAGACGCCCTGACGGCCGTCGAGCGCGCCCGCGAGCACGCCGCCCGCCTCCTGGCCGACCCCCGCCCGGCCCCCGGCGCCCTGGACTCCGCCCGCCGCTCCCTCGCCGCCGCGCTGGTCGACCTGCGCGCCACGGCCGACGCCGCCTCCGGCGAGTGGTGGCCGCGCGCCCTGCCCCAGGAGCGGGTCGTCGCAGCCGAGCGGACCGGACACCGTACGCTCGCCGCGACGGTACGGAGCCAGGGGCTGCTCCTGGACGGGGACGCGAGCGCGAGAGCGGAGGGCGTACGGCGATGA
- a CDS encoding DUF5134 domain-containing protein — translation MPGPASPGWLLVALCAATGTYCLLRMRSHVEEQRRAAGGEALMGFGMAVMAVPTAALSPPSWAWPVYATVFGAAALRTLWALWATRSSAHHLHHLVGAGAMVYMAVAMTASPAPHPHAHGYGGSGLPLLTGALLLYFTGYVLLSGIRLVPVAGVGDGDGTRTGVGALGWSDRPELARACRLSMGIGMLAMLLTM, via the coding sequence ATGCCCGGACCGGCTTCGCCCGGCTGGCTGCTGGTCGCGCTGTGTGCGGCGACCGGGACCTACTGCCTGCTGCGGATGCGCAGCCATGTCGAGGAGCAGCGCCGGGCCGCGGGCGGTGAGGCGCTCATGGGGTTCGGCATGGCGGTGATGGCCGTGCCGACGGCCGCGCTCAGCCCGCCCTCATGGGCCTGGCCGGTGTACGCGACGGTCTTCGGCGCGGCGGCGCTGCGGACCTTGTGGGCCCTGTGGGCGACCCGGTCGAGCGCACACCATCTGCACCATCTGGTGGGGGCCGGGGCCATGGTCTACATGGCCGTCGCCATGACGGCGTCGCCCGCGCCCCACCCTCACGCACACGGGTACGGCGGCTCCGGACTCCCCCTGCTGACAGGCGCGTTGCTGCTCTACTTCACGGGGTACGTCCTGCTGTCCGGGATACGGCTGGTGCCGGTCGCCGGGGTCGGGGACGGGGACGGGACCAGGACAGGGGTGGGCGCCCTCGGCTGGAGCGACCGGCCCGAACTGGCGCGGGCGTGCCGGCTGTCGATGGGGATCGGGATGCTCGCCATGCTGCTGACCATGTGA